The following proteins are encoded in a genomic region of Primulina huaijiensis isolate GDHJ02 chromosome 3, ASM1229523v2, whole genome shotgun sequence:
- the LOC140973243 gene encoding protein FRIGIDA-like: METDTFACGSPALPLMAETLPAPALAEEEIVYPISHTLPQPQELQSPLEEQSPVNFINSLTELKGLCSAITAFNQCYEDLQNHLESIRTAILSKLSSETNNISTLPVPIGELPNSTQEEEFQNKQQQEDKTPLSELEKLCKTMSSRDVKKYLIGNLSNIDKLREEVPKALKLAPNPSKLVLECLGRFFLQGSKAYTKNSPMIPAREASVLILECFLLMMGMDDVDGALMIDEGVKEEAENVAVAWRKRLLLEGGVVKASEIDARGLLLFLSCFGILNKFKRDDIRDLVVAGNVKEILGVLQKSRELMNKVPEMVEWFINNKKELNAVDLVYTFGLVERFNPQTILISFLRESKETGKRIRKAAMGSAAAMLEANKKQLAPLQSIVECLERYEIDPSKLLPGWQILQKISGLEKDIANFDRKQVEKGNKRKTSETDTSRKLKIQEAKRARFTGHGPQHNAPDHVDALPSHIYNYSATPSVVYGGPGAGLIPENMLPPADISANRGVVLSTGSYAGVHGQVINHGTQPHSWHVDAALIEKYASQPTSLGLTSLYRSSTSAQGFAGNPNVGPGTRSTASDLYQFADSVVESGSYLGSISRSVGAAINTVPAPTLTPVQRSSYLY; the protein is encoded by the exons ATGGAAACGGACACGTTCGCCTGTGGGTCGCCGGCGCTGCCGCTCATGGCGGAGACCTTACCAGCACCCGCGCTTGCAGAGGAAGAAATTGTATACCCAATAAGCCACACCCTTCCCCAACCCCAAGAATTACAATCTCCCCTGGAAGAGCAATCACCAGTTAACTTCATCAATTCGCTCACCGAACTGAAAGGCTTATGCTCCGCCATCACCGCTTTCAACCAATGCTACGAAGACCTCCAGAACCACCTCGAATCCATCAGAACTGCGATCTTGTCGAAACTGTCATCGGAGACTAATAATATTTCAACTCTACCCGTCCCAATTGGAGAGTTGCCTAATTCGACACAGGAAGAAGAATTTCAGAACAAACAGCAGCAGGAGGATAAGACCCCTTTATCCGAACTCGAGAAGCTATGCAAAACGATGAGTAGCCGGGATGTTAAGAAGTACTTAATTGGTAACCTCTCTAATATTGATAAGCTCCGTGAAGAAGTACCCAAGGCGCTGAAACTGGCGCCGAACCCTTCAAAGTTAGTTTTGGAGTGCTTGGGTAGATTCTTTTTGCAGGGGAGTAAGGCGTATACCAAGAATTCTCCCATGATTCCGGCTCGCGAAGCGTCAGTTTTAATATTGGAGTGCTTTTTGTTGATGATGGGGATGGATGATGTTGATGGGGCACTGATGATTGATGAGGGGGTAAAGGAGGAGGCAGAGAATGTGGCAGTGGCGTGGCGGAAGAGATTGTTGTTGGAAGGGGGCGTGGTTAAGGCTAGTGAGATCGATGCACGTGGACTTTTGTTGTTTCTTTCCTGTTTTGGGATATTGAATAAATTTAAGAGGGATGATATTCGAGATTTGGTGGTGGCCGGGAATGTCAAGGAGATATTGGGTGTACTCCAGAAGTCTCGTGAGCTGATGAATAAAGTTCCAG AGATGGTGGAATGgttcataaacaataaaaaggAACTGAATGCCGTTGATTTGGTGTATACCTTTGGGCTTGTTGAGAGGTTTAATCCTCAAACAATTCTAATATCTTTTCTAAGAGAATCAAAAGAAACCGGAAAAAGAATAAGAAAAGCAGCGATGGGCTCAGCTGCTGCAATG CTTGAAGCAAACAAGAAGCAATTAGCCCCTCTCCAATCTATTGTAGAGTGTTTGGAAAGATACGAGATTGACCCTTCAAAGCTTCTTCCTGGATGGCAAATTCTTCAAAAGATTTCAGGTTTAGAAAAAGATATTGCAAATTTTGATAGGAAGCAAGTAGAAAAAGGGAATAAGAGGAAAACATCCGAAACTGATACATCTAGAAAGTTGAAAATTCAAGAAGCAAAACGAGCACGTTTTACTGGCCATGGTCCAcaacataatgctccagatcaTGTTGATGCTCTTCCTAGTCACATCTATAATTATTCCGCTACCCCATCTGTGGTGTATGGTGGACCTGGTGCTGGCTTAATACCGGAAAACATGCTTCCACCTGCCGACATATCAGCAAACCGTGGTGTTGTCCTTTCAACAGGTTCATATGCTGGAGTTCACGGGCAAGTAATAAATCACGGTACTCAGCCACACTCATGGCATGTGGATGCAGCCTTGATCGAAAAATACGCCTCCCAACCTACGTCACTCGGCCTCACTAGTTTGTACCGGTCATCAACATCTGCCCAAGGCTTTGCAGGAAACCCAAATGTTGGTCCTGGAACTCGAAGTACTGCCTCTGATCTCTACCAGTTTGCTGATTCAGTTGTGGAGAGTGGGTCTTATTTGGGAAGCATTTCTCGCAGTGTTGGTGCTGCTATTAATACTGTGCCTGCCCCTACCTTGACCCCTGTCCAACGTTCCTCGTATTTATACTGA
- the LOC140973244 gene encoding uncharacterized protein: protein MAKSCKGLAMELVKCLSESDCVKVENRDYRECAKEKSPKISSECVGLRETYFNCKRGQVDMRARIRGNKGY from the exons ATGGCCAAGTCCTGTAAAGGTCTGGCCATGGAACTCGTGAAATGCCTCAGTGAATCCGACTGCGTTAAG GTGGAGAACCGGGATTACAGAGAATGTGCAAAAGAGAAGAGCCCGAAAATATCTAGTGAGTGTGTGGGACTGAGGGAAACATATTTCAACTGCAAGAGAGGACAG GTTGACATGAGAGCTCGAATTCGGGGAAACAAAGGTTACTAG